The following proteins are co-located in the Pedobacter sp. FW305-3-2-15-E-R2A2 genome:
- a CDS encoding GH92 family glycosyl hydrolase yields the protein MIQKLTSTTLVVALFFSISTAQTKKDYTQYVNPFIGTGGHGHTYPGPSMPFGMIQPGPDTRLTGWDGCSGYHDTDSVVYGFSHTHLSGVGIPDYGDVLFMPTVGQPEFQNTAYASPFQKKNEKASVGYYATKLDKYGINVALTSTRRVALHQYTFPASKQSNIIIDLKHRDRVLDSWIEVVSPTEIRGFRRSRAWAKDQPVYFYAKFSKPFKSYGIAVDDVVQKGLKKASGKNIKLFIQFDTKAAENVLSKVAISAVSAEGALKNLDAELKGYDFKGTVAKAKTIWNTELSKIEAESTDQKQLRTYYTALYHSFLNPNLFMDVDGQYLGLDKKVHRAVGFEYFTVFSLWDTHRTEHPLLTLIDRKRTLDFIKTFLAMYDQGKLLPIWELASNETFCMIGNHSIPVIVDAYAKGIRDFDTEKALEAMKVSVNRKQFGIDLYVAQGAVPSDKEEESASKTVEYAYDDWCISEFARMLGKKEDQELYSRRAQYWKNLYDPETGFIRARQNGGFYKPFEPTEVNSNYTEGNSWHYSFSTQQDVNTHMEFMGGEPAYQEKLNELFTTKKGLTGRAQDDIAGLIGQYAHGNEPSHHMSYLFNYTRHPEKTAHYLQRIYREQYHDQPDGLSGNEDCGQMSAWLVMSAMGWYPVSPGNNIYNIGSPWFKKLTVHLENGKKIVVNAPSLNQDRYYTSGLKLNGKPYGKLFLNYNDLANGGTLDFAHSAKPDMDYLNSLEKPVMKISGQLITPNPSINGPSAIFKGKQSISISNSLKDAEIYYTTDGSTPSAASLRYTQPFEIDKSSQIKAIAYKAGYVNSFPVEASYQTADQHYTIQVKTAINPTFTGGGNNALIDGIRGTANYKIGDIWQGFRSPEIEAVVDLGLKKKVNTVSIGALQDTNAWIIIPSEVSFYGSSDNIHFVEIGKVKSTVDPKDERQQIQEFSAKAGIECRYIKVVVKAYGILGDWHDGSGELAHSFFDEITIN from the coding sequence CTGACCAGCACAACCTTAGTTGTGGCCCTGTTCTTTTCCATCAGCACTGCCCAGACTAAAAAAGATTATACGCAATATGTAAATCCATTTATCGGGACAGGTGGCCATGGACATACTTATCCAGGCCCTTCTATGCCTTTTGGCATGATTCAACCGGGTCCTGACACCCGTTTAACCGGATGGGATGGCTGCTCCGGTTACCACGATACCGACAGTGTCGTTTATGGTTTCTCTCATACCCATTTAAGTGGCGTAGGGATTCCTGACTATGGCGATGTTTTGTTCATGCCCACGGTAGGACAACCGGAGTTCCAGAATACTGCTTATGCCTCTCCTTTTCAAAAGAAAAATGAGAAAGCAAGCGTAGGTTATTATGCCACTAAACTCGACAAATATGGCATCAATGTAGCACTGACGAGCACCAGAAGAGTTGCTTTACACCAATATACCTTTCCTGCTTCAAAGCAATCGAATATCATCATCGATTTAAAACACCGGGACCGCGTATTGGATTCCTGGATTGAAGTGGTCAGCCCAACTGAAATCCGCGGGTTCAGAAGGTCCAGAGCCTGGGCTAAAGACCAGCCTGTTTATTTCTATGCTAAGTTTAGCAAGCCTTTTAAATCTTATGGCATTGCTGTTGATGATGTCGTACAGAAAGGGCTGAAAAAGGCATCCGGTAAAAACATCAAGCTATTTATCCAGTTTGACACCAAGGCTGCTGAAAATGTGCTTTCTAAAGTGGCCATCTCGGCAGTCAGTGCGGAAGGTGCCTTAAAAAACCTGGATGCAGAGTTAAAAGGTTATGATTTCAAAGGCACCGTAGCGAAGGCTAAAACGATTTGGAATACCGAGCTTTCTAAAATTGAAGCAGAGAGTACCGATCAGAAACAACTCCGTACTTATTATACCGCATTGTACCATAGTTTCCTCAATCCCAATTTATTTATGGATGTGGATGGACAATACCTGGGTCTGGACAAGAAGGTTCACCGTGCAGTCGGTTTTGAATACTTTACTGTTTTCTCTTTATGGGATACCCACCGCACAGAACATCCACTCCTCACACTGATCGACAGAAAAAGAACACTGGATTTCATTAAAACCTTTCTGGCTATGTACGACCAGGGAAAGCTGTTGCCCATATGGGAACTGGCTTCGAATGAGACCTTTTGTATGATTGGAAACCACTCCATTCCAGTGATTGTAGATGCCTATGCAAAGGGAATCCGCGATTTTGATACGGAAAAAGCCCTGGAAGCGATGAAAGTTTCTGTAAACAGGAAACAGTTCGGAATAGACCTTTACGTTGCTCAAGGCGCTGTTCCTTCCGATAAGGAAGAAGAATCTGCGTCCAAAACAGTAGAATATGCTTATGACGACTGGTGCATTTCGGAATTCGCCCGCATGCTGGGCAAAAAGGAAGACCAGGAATTGTACAGCCGCAGGGCACAATACTGGAAAAACCTCTATGATCCGGAAACCGGTTTTATCCGTGCCCGGCAAAACGGAGGTTTCTACAAACCTTTTGAACCTACAGAAGTCAACAGCAATTACACGGAAGGCAATTCCTGGCATTATTCCTTCAGCACCCAGCAGGACGTCAATACCCATATGGAATTTATGGGCGGAGAACCGGCCTATCAGGAAAAGCTGAATGAGCTATTTACTACAAAAAAAGGATTGACAGGCAGGGCTCAGGATGATATCGCAGGTTTAATCGGGCAATATGCCCATGGAAATGAACCGAGTCACCATATGTCTTATTTGTTCAATTATACCAGGCATCCGGAAAAGACGGCACATTATCTGCAAAGAATTTACAGGGAACAATACCATGATCAGCCTGATGGCTTATCCGGAAATGAAGACTGTGGTCAGATGAGTGCCTGGCTGGTGATGAGTGCGATGGGCTGGTATCCGGTCTCTCCCGGCAACAACATTTACAATATCGGCAGTCCATGGTTTAAGAAACTAACGGTACACCTGGAAAACGGGAAAAAGATCGTCGTGAATGCGCCTTCCCTTAATCAGGACCGCTATTATACTTCCGGACTGAAATTAAACGGAAAACCTTATGGTAAACTGTTTCTGAATTACAACGATCTTGCCAATGGAGGAACACTTGATTTTGCGCATTCGGCTAAACCGGATATGGATTATTTAAACAGTCTGGAGAAGCCGGTGATGAAGATCAGTGGGCAACTCATTACCCCTAACCCATCGATTAATGGCCCCTCTGCTATTTTCAAAGGAAAACAAAGCATCAGCATCAGTAATTCGTTAAAGGACGCAGAGATCTATTATACCACCGACGGCAGCACGCCTTCTGCAGCTTCCCTTCGTTATACTCAGCCCTTTGAGATCGACAAAAGCAGTCAGATTAAAGCCATTGCCTATAAAGCTGGCTATGTAAACAGTTTTCCTGTAGAAGCTTCCTACCAAACGGCAGATCAACATTATACCATACAGGTTAAAACTGCGATTAATCCTACTTTTACCGGCGGTGGAAACAATGCGCTGATTGATGGAATCCGGGGAACGGCCAATTACAAAATCGGAGACATCTGGCAAGGCTTCAGAAGTCCGGAAATTGAGGCTGTTGTAGACCTTGGTTTGAAGAAGAAAGTGAACACCGTAAGCATTGGCGCATTGCAAGATACCAATGCCTGGATCATTATTCCTTCGGAAGTGAGTTTTTATGGCTCTTCGGACAACATTCATTTTGTAGAAATCGGCAAGGTAAAATCAACGGTTGATCCAAAAGATGAACGTCAGCAAATTCAGGAGTTTAGTGCCAAAGCAGGCATAGAATGCAGATATATTAAGGTGGTAGTCAAGGCTTATGGCATTCTTGGCGACTGGCATGATGGTTCAGGTGAGCTGGCCCATTCTTTCTTTGATGAAATTACGATAAATTAA
- the lepA gene encoding translation elongation factor 4, with translation MKHIRNFCIIAHIDHGKSTLADRLLEYTKTITQRESQAQLLDNMDLERERGITIKSHAIQMNYTVDGQEYVLNLIDTPGHVDFSYEVSRSIAACEGALLIVDASQGIQAQTISNLYLALEHDLEIIPILNKMDLPGAMPEEVKDQIIDLIGCKREEIIPASGKTGLGVMDILQAIIDRVPAPVGEPEAPLQALIFDSVFNSFRGIIAYYKVVNGEIRKGDKVKFINTGKEYLADEVGVLKLNMLPKDVVKTGDVGYIISGIKEAREVKVGDTITNVARPSLDSIQGFEEVKPMVFAGIYPVDTDEFEELREAMHKLQLNDASIVFEPESSAALGFGFRCGFLGMLHMEIIQERLEREFDMTVITTVPNVSYVAHTSKGIEVIVNNPSDLPDPSKLDFVEEPFIKANIITKAEFVGPVMSLCIQKRGTIVNQSYLTSDRVELIFEMPMGEIVFDFYDKLKTISKGYASFDYHQIGYKQSDLVRLDILLNGEHVDALSSLIHRSNSYDFGKRICEKLRELIPRQQFEIVIQASIGAKIIARETVRALRKDVTAKCYGGDISRKRKLLEKQKKGKKRMRQVGNVEIPQTAFMAVLKLD, from the coding sequence ATGAAGCACATACGTAATTTTTGCATAATTGCACATATTGACCACGGTAAGAGCACCCTGGCTGACCGTTTATTGGAATATACTAAAACCATTACCCAACGTGAGTCTCAGGCTCAATTGCTGGATAATATGGATTTGGAGCGTGAACGCGGCATCACGATAAAAAGCCACGCCATTCAGATGAACTACACCGTAGACGGACAGGAATATGTATTAAACCTGATTGATACCCCCGGACACGTAGATTTTTCTTATGAAGTTTCCCGTTCAATCGCGGCCTGTGAAGGTGCATTGTTGATCGTTGATGCTTCACAAGGGATTCAGGCACAAACGATTTCCAACTTATATCTTGCTTTAGAGCATGACCTGGAGATCATTCCGATCCTGAACAAAATGGATTTACCAGGCGCAATGCCTGAAGAGGTAAAAGATCAGATCATTGACCTGATTGGTTGTAAACGCGAAGAGATCATTCCTGCATCCGGAAAAACCGGATTGGGGGTAATGGACATCCTTCAGGCGATTATAGACCGCGTACCTGCTCCTGTTGGAGAACCGGAAGCGCCATTACAGGCCTTAATCTTTGACTCTGTATTCAACTCTTTCAGAGGAATTATTGCTTACTACAAAGTAGTGAATGGTGAAATCAGAAAAGGGGATAAAGTAAAGTTCATCAATACCGGTAAAGAATATCTTGCTGATGAGGTGGGTGTACTAAAATTAAACATGTTACCTAAGGACGTGGTGAAAACCGGGGACGTAGGTTATATCATATCAGGAATTAAAGAAGCGCGTGAGGTTAAGGTTGGAGATACGATCACTAACGTTGCCAGGCCTTCATTAGATTCCATTCAAGGATTTGAAGAGGTAAAACCAATGGTATTTGCGGGAATCTATCCTGTAGATACAGATGAGTTTGAAGAACTTCGTGAGGCGATGCATAAATTACAGCTGAACGATGCTTCGATTGTATTTGAACCGGAAAGCTCTGCAGCTTTAGGTTTCGGATTCCGTTGCGGGTTCCTTGGAATGCTGCACATGGAGATCATCCAGGAGCGTCTGGAACGCGAATTTGATATGACGGTAATTACGACTGTTCCCAACGTATCTTATGTCGCCCATACCAGTAAAGGCATTGAAGTCATCGTAAACAACCCTTCAGACCTTCCTGATCCAAGTAAACTGGATTTCGTGGAAGAGCCTTTCATCAAAGCAAACATCATTACCAAAGCTGAATTTGTTGGTCCGGTAATGTCGCTTTGTATTCAGAAAAGAGGGACTATTGTGAATCAGTCGTACCTGACTTCAGACCGTGTTGAACTGATATTTGAAATGCCTATGGGTGAGATCGTTTTCGATTTCTACGATAAGCTGAAAACCATCTCCAAAGGATATGCTTCTTTCGATTACCACCAGATTGGCTATAAGCAATCTGACCTGGTACGTCTGGACATTCTATTGAATGGAGAGCATGTGGATGCGTTATCGTCCTTAATTCACCGTAGCAATTCCTATGATTTTGGAAAAAGAATCTGTGAGAAATTGAGGGAATTGATTCCGAGACAACAATTTGAGATTGTGATTCAGGCTTCTATCGGTGCAAAAATTATTGCCCGTGAGACCGTAAGGGCTTTACGTAAAGATGTAACGGCCAAATGTTATGGTGGTGATATCTCCCGTAAGCGTAAACTTTTGGAGAAACAAAAGAAAGGTAAAAAACGGATGCGTCAGGTAGGTAATGTGGAAATTCCACAAACCGCTTTCATGGCCGTACTTAAATTAGATTAA
- a CDS encoding tetrahydrofolate dehydrogenase/cyclohydrolase catalytic domain-containing protein, giving the protein MQLLDGKFASEKIKQEIAAEAAAFLAESGRKPHLIAILVGNDGGSETYVASKMKNCEKVGFQSSLIRYDVTVTEAELLQKIEEINQDADVDGLIVQLPLPKHIDPEKVTETIDYRKDVDGFHPVNLGRMMRNLPCFIPATPYGILLMLQAYQIDTTGKHCVVVGRSNIVGSPMSILMARNANPGNCTVTLTHSKTANLKELALQADIIVAAIGKKNFVTADMVKPGAIIIDVGINRETSTETKSGYKLYGDVDFENVAPKASWITPVPGGVGLMTIVGLLKNTLASAKKEIYP; this is encoded by the coding sequence ATGCAGTTACTGGACGGAAAATTCGCATCAGAGAAAATAAAACAGGAAATCGCAGCAGAAGCAGCGGCTTTTTTAGCAGAGAGTGGCAGAAAACCTCACTTGATAGCGATATTGGTTGGTAATGATGGTGGCAGCGAAACATATGTCGCCAGTAAAATGAAAAACTGTGAAAAGGTAGGTTTCCAATCTTCCCTGATCAGATATGATGTCACTGTTACTGAAGCAGAATTATTACAGAAGATCGAGGAAATTAATCAGGATGCTGATGTAGATGGCTTAATCGTTCAACTTCCCCTTCCTAAACACATCGATCCGGAAAAAGTAACGGAAACGATCGATTATCGTAAAGATGTAGATGGTTTTCACCCGGTAAATCTGGGTCGTATGATGAGAAACCTTCCTTGTTTTATTCCTGCAACCCCTTATGGGATTCTGTTAATGCTTCAGGCTTATCAGATTGATACCACAGGGAAACATTGTGTGGTAGTTGGCAGAAGTAATATTGTAGGAAGCCCAATGAGTATCCTGATGGCCAGAAATGCAAACCCAGGGAACTGTACGGTAACACTTACCCATAGTAAAACAGCGAATTTGAAAGAACTGGCTTTACAGGCAGATATTATTGTTGCTGCAATCGGCAAAAAGAATTTTGTAACTGCTGATATGGTAAAACCTGGTGCAATCATTATTGACGTAGGCATCAACAGAGAGACTTCAACAGAAACGAAATCAGGTTATAAATTGTATGGTGATGTTGATTTTGAAAATGTAGCACCAAAAGCTTCATGGATTACTCCGGTTCCCGGAGGTGTAGGTCTGATGACGATTGTAGGTTTGTTAAAGAACACATTGGCTTCAGCAAAAAAGGAAATCTATCCATAA
- a CDS encoding Rieske (2Fe-2S) protein, whose amino-acid sequence MLKWYKIEGTFPEQDFVQQIKVNGKKLCMLRHQHQLHVVQNTCPHAGGILSGGRCKDGYLICPIHRYEYNLETGRGAEGQGDYIDTYPVEVREDGIYVGLKESWIKKLFG is encoded by the coding sequence ATGCTGAAATGGTATAAAATAGAAGGCACATTCCCCGAGCAGGATTTTGTACAGCAAATCAAGGTGAACGGGAAAAAGTTATGTATGCTTAGGCATCAGCATCAGCTTCATGTGGTTCAGAATACCTGTCCGCATGCAGGAGGAATTCTGAGTGGGGGGCGTTGTAAAGATGGTTATCTGATCTGCCCGATCCATCGGTATGAGTATAATCTGGAAACAGGAAGAGGGGCAGAGGGCCAAGGTGATTATATCGATACTTATCCGGTGGAAGTGCGGGAAGATGGGATATATGTGGGGTTAAAAGAAAGCTGGATAAAGAAACTATTTGGGTAA
- a CDS encoding 7-carboxy-7-deazaguanine synthase QueE, which yields MAHQIPADGTLLPLMEEFYTIQGEGFNTGKAAYFIRLGGCDVGCHWCDVKESWDAELHPLTLSDDIVIKADSFPGKAVVITGGEPLIYNLDYLTQKLKERNILTFIETSGAYPLSGTWDWICLSPKKFKAPRPDITPFANELKVIVFNKSDFEWAEKYAESVSDTCKLYLQPEWSKSKEMTPLIIDYVMANPKWEISLQTHKYLNIP from the coding sequence ATGGCACATCAAATACCAGCAGACGGCACATTACTTCCTTTAATGGAAGAATTTTACACCATTCAGGGCGAAGGATTTAACACAGGAAAAGCGGCTTATTTTATTCGTTTGGGGGGTTGCGACGTCGGTTGTCACTGGTGTGATGTTAAAGAAAGCTGGGATGCAGAGTTACATCCACTAACCCTATCGGATGATATTGTCATTAAAGCAGATAGTTTTCCAGGGAAAGCAGTAGTGATTACTGGTGGTGAGCCATTGATCTACAACCTGGATTACCTGACCCAAAAGCTAAAAGAAAGAAATATCCTGACCTTTATAGAAACCTCCGGTGCCTATCCACTTTCGGGTACATGGGACTGGATTTGTCTTTCTCCAAAGAAATTTAAAGCACCCCGTCCGGACATCACTCCTTTTGCCAATGAGCTGAAAGTGATTGTCTTCAATAAGAGTGATTTTGAATGGGCAGAGAAATACGCAGAAAGTGTTTCTGATACCTGTAAGTTGTATTTACAACCGGAATGGTCTAAATCAAAAGAGATGACTCCACTGATTATTGATTATGTAATGGCGAACCCTAAATGGGAAATCTCCTTACAAACTCATAAATATTTAAATATCCCTTAA
- a CDS encoding OmpA family protein yields the protein MKKISIAAFLVFVILGVSAQTSSVKKAMADFDKAQVYLNNNNYESAIASLKDAATADPNFQVAIVQLAELNRRIKSFDEAKQYYNKALALGAGSDARIYYGLAESHLNTGDYHNALKNITLFIDKYTGSDKDFLAKAKKYKKDCEFSILALKTPQKYEPVNLGPQINSEHRDYFPAITADNETLIFSRNIAGNEDFFISKKRNKEWSSPVSLSSNINTSQFNEGAQSISPDGQYLFFTGCNRPNGLGRCDLYVSHKEGNNWGQPFNLGAPVNSIYWESQPAISPDGNTLYFVSNRPGGIGGYDIWKTLLNEEGEWSAPVNLGPEINTPYDENTPFLHADGKTLYFSSDGWPGMGNKDIFMSRLDSTGHWSNPLNMGYPINSFSEESGLIVSPDGTEAFFSSNLKDGYGDMDIYQFKLPDDKKPMAITYVKGIVRDKETRKFLEARVQVVNLGNKKTAYNDYTSKENGEFLAVMPIGADYAFNVSADGYLFYSENYQLTAANGNKPFLLEIDLDRLKVGTDMILKNIFFNTNEYTLLPSSVTELATLKDLLKNNLNIHIEVQGHTDNIGNDLQNEKLSVNRAKAVYDHLIESKIDPERLTYKGYGESKPIAGNETEEKRKRNRRTSFLITKI from the coding sequence TTGAAAAAAATATCTATTGCGGCTTTTTTAGTCTTTGTAATTCTTGGTGTTAGCGCTCAAACCTCCTCTGTCAAAAAAGCGATGGCTGATTTTGATAAGGCTCAGGTATACTTGAACAACAACAATTACGAAAGTGCAATTGCTTCTTTAAAAGATGCGGCAACCGCAGACCCAAATTTCCAGGTTGCCATTGTTCAGCTCGCCGAACTGAACAGAAGGATTAAATCTTTTGACGAAGCCAAACAGTACTATAACAAAGCTCTTGCTTTAGGTGCCGGATCAGATGCCCGGATCTATTATGGATTGGCGGAATCACATCTCAATACCGGTGATTATCACAATGCGCTAAAAAATATAACCCTTTTTATCGACAAATATACCGGCAGCGACAAGGACTTCCTTGCAAAGGCAAAAAAATACAAAAAGGACTGTGAATTTTCGATTCTGGCTTTAAAAACGCCTCAAAAATATGAACCTGTTAACCTTGGTCCGCAAATCAACTCCGAACACCGGGATTATTTTCCTGCCATTACTGCGGATAATGAGACCTTAATTTTCAGCAGAAACATAGCAGGCAATGAAGACTTTTTCATTTCCAAAAAACGCAATAAAGAATGGAGTAGCCCTGTTTCTTTGAGTAGCAACATCAATACCTCACAATTTAATGAAGGTGCACAATCCATTTCTCCTGACGGGCAATACCTCTTTTTTACCGGTTGCAACAGACCAAATGGATTAGGAAGATGTGACCTCTACGTCAGCCATAAAGAAGGAAATAACTGGGGACAACCTTTTAACCTTGGTGCACCTGTAAACTCCATTTACTGGGAATCACAGCCAGCCATCAGCCCCGATGGAAATACCTTGTACTTTGTCAGCAACAGACCCGGAGGTATCGGCGGTTATGACATCTGGAAGACCTTGCTGAATGAGGAAGGCGAATGGTCAGCTCCTGTTAACCTTGGTCCGGAAATCAACACCCCATACGACGAAAATACGCCTTTCCTTCATGCAGATGGAAAAACATTATACTTTTCATCAGACGGATGGCCCGGAATGGGGAACAAAGACATATTTATGAGCAGATTGGACAGTACCGGTCATTGGAGTAATCCCCTGAACATGGGCTATCCGATCAATAGCTTTAGCGAAGAGAGTGGGTTAATTGTGAGTCCGGACGGAACGGAAGCCTTTTTCTCCTCTAACTTAAAAGATGGATATGGCGACATGGACATTTATCAGTTTAAACTACCGGACGACAAAAAACCGATGGCCATAACGTATGTAAAAGGCATTGTTCGAGATAAAGAGACCCGGAAATTTCTGGAAGCAAGGGTTCAGGTGGTAAACCTGGGCAATAAAAAGACAGCCTACAATGACTATACTTCTAAGGAAAACGGAGAATTTCTTGCGGTAATGCCGATAGGCGCTGATTATGCATTTAACGTCAGCGCAGATGGTTACCTTTTCTACTCTGAAAATTATCAGCTGACCGCCGCCAATGGAAATAAACCATTTCTTCTTGAGATTGACCTGGATCGCTTAAAAGTTGGCACAGATATGATTCTGAAAAACATCTTTTTTAACACCAATGAATACACCCTGTTACCTTCATCAGTAACGGAACTGGCAACCTTAAAAGACCTGTTAAAAAATAACCTGAATATCCATATTGAAGTTCAGGGGCATACTGATAACATAGGTAATGACCTGCAGAACGAGAAATTATCAGTGAATCGCGCAAAAGCTGTTTATGATCACCTCATTGAAAGCAAGATCGATCCGGAGCGCTTAACCTATAAAGGTTATGGAGAGAGCAAGCCCATAGCAGGAAATGAAACAGAAGAAAAACGTAAAAGGAACAGAAGAACTTCCTTCCTCATTACCAAGATTTAG
- the kdsA gene encoding 3-deoxy-8-phosphooctulonate synthase — translation MINFPLDNLKHQDSNNFFLMAGPCAIESEEMALRIAEKIVTITDKLNIPYIFKGSYRKANRSKGGSFTGIGDEKALKILEKVGKTFNVPTVTDIHESGEAAMAAAYVDVLQIPAFLCRQTDLLIAAAHTGKVVNVKKGQFLSAGSMKFAVEKIVESGNNRVILTDRGNTFGYQDLIVDYRGLPEMRAFGVPVVMDCTHSLQQPNQSSGVTGGKPELIETIAKAAIAVGADGLFIETHPDPANAKSDGANMLHLDLLEDLLVKLVRLRKAVI, via the coding sequence ATGATCAATTTCCCATTAGATAATTTAAAACATCAGGATTCCAATAATTTCTTTTTAATGGCTGGGCCATGTGCCATTGAAAGTGAGGAGATGGCACTGCGCATTGCGGAGAAAATCGTTACCATCACTGATAAACTGAATATCCCTTATATTTTTAAAGGCTCTTACCGTAAAGCGAACCGCTCAAAAGGTGGCTCATTTACCGGAATAGGAGATGAAAAAGCATTGAAGATTCTCGAGAAAGTTGGTAAAACTTTTAACGTGCCAACGGTGACTGATATCCATGAAAGTGGCGAAGCAGCAATGGCAGCAGCTTATGTGGATGTCCTGCAGATCCCTGCATTTCTTTGTCGCCAGACAGATTTGCTAATCGCAGCAGCGCATACCGGCAAAGTGGTGAACGTAAAGAAAGGTCAGTTTTTATCTGCCGGATCGATGAAATTCGCGGTAGAAAAGATCGTAGAATCCGGAAATAACAGGGTCATTTTAACGGATCGCGGAAATACTTTCGGCTATCAGGACCTGATTGTAGATTATCGTGGATTACCGGAAATGCGGGCCTTCGGAGTTCCGGTAGTGATGGATTGTACGCATTCTCTGCAACAGCCGAACCAAAGTTCTGGTGTAACAGGAGGAAAACCTGAACTGATTGAAACCATTGCCAAGGCGGCAATTGCTGTTGGTGCTGACGGGCTTTTTATAGAAACACATCCTGATCCTGCAAATGCAAAATCAGATGGTGCAAATATGTTACATCTGGATTTACTGGAAGATTTACTGGTAAAACTGGTAAGATTAAGAAAAGCGGTTATTTAA